From the Astyanax mexicanus isolate ESR-SI-001 chromosome 9, AstMex3_surface, whole genome shotgun sequence genome, one window contains:
- the si:dkey-5i3.5 gene encoding transmembrane protein 53 isoform X1: MSAFKGWRKVAPFARLARFPLAAGNYVVTRGLCSTTAQLDSSRSSTVMSSRNVSFNGVARHTIRKGVTFYANDSVVNPVAAGPPDQPRPLLLLLPWLGSKPHALAKYCEIYLKTGFDVLAVETEVGRFLWPRWGLEYGGQLLELLESERFAQRPLLVHAFSIGGYTFAQILIHIARDPQRYQGLTSRIKGQIYDSLVVGSLERMAIGVSRNLFPRWGPVVKHVSLLYFYMFKRQTVDYFNMGIDAFKKTPVPAPALFFYCNNDALCDPEALEEMLEQWDKLGISVTSKKWVESIHAGHLRAHPQEYMSILKNFLYSLNMVPLKAKL; this comes from the exons ATGTCCGCTTTTAAAGGGTGGCGGAAAGTTGCTCCGTTCGCGAGGCTCGCTCGGTTCCCTCTCGCTGCTGGAAACTATGTCGTTACCCGCGGCCTGTGTTCAACCACCGCGCAGCTCGACTCTAGCAG GTCCTCCACTGTCATGTCCTCCAGGAATGTAAGCTTCAATGGGGTAGCGAGACACACGATCAGGAAGGGCGTTACATTCTATGCAAATGATTCTGTGGTCAACCCTGTAGCTGCTGGCCCACCTGACCAGCCCAGacctcttctgcttcttctgccaTGGTTGGGCTCCAAGCCACATGCCCTGGCCAAGTACTGCGAGATCTACCTCAAAACCGGATTCGATGTCCTAGCTGTGGAGACAGAGGTGGGACGGTTCCTGTGGCCTCGCTGGGGGCTGGAGTACGGGGGCCAGCTCCTGGAGCTCCTGGAGAGTGAACGTTTCGcacagcgccccctgctggtTCACGCCTTTTCAATCGGAGGATACACTTTTGCCCAGATTCTTATTCATATTGCCAGAGATCCCCAGAGATATCAGGGCTTGACCAGCAGGATCAAAGGACAGATTTATGACAGTCTGGTTGTGGGTTCATTGGAGCGGATGGCTattg GTGTGAGTCGGAACTTGTTTCCCCGCTGGGGGCCTGTGGTAAAGCATGTCAGCCTGCTTTATTTCTACATGTTCAAACGCCAGACTGTGGACTACTTCAACATGGGCATTGACGCATTCAAGAAAACTCCTGTTCCAGCTCCTGCACTTTTCTTCTACTGTAACAATGATGCACTGTGTGATCCTGAAGCTTTGGAGGAAATGTTGGAACAGTGGGATAAACTGGGTATTTCTGTTACTAGCAAAAAGTGGGTAGAGTCGATCCATGCAGGGCATCTGCGTGCCCATCCTCAGGAGTACATGTCCATCCTGAAAAACTTCCTCTACTCTCTCAACATGGTGCCACTCAAGGCTAAACtgtaa
- the si:dkey-5i3.5 gene encoding transmembrane protein 53 isoform X2 has translation MSSRNVSFNGVARHTIRKGVTFYANDSVVNPVAAGPPDQPRPLLLLLPWLGSKPHALAKYCEIYLKTGFDVLAVETEVGRFLWPRWGLEYGGQLLELLESERFAQRPLLVHAFSIGGYTFAQILIHIARDPQRYQGLTSRIKGQIYDSLVVGSLERMAIGVSRNLFPRWGPVVKHVSLLYFYMFKRQTVDYFNMGIDAFKKTPVPAPALFFYCNNDALCDPEALEEMLEQWDKLGISVTSKKWVESIHAGHLRAHPQEYMSILKNFLYSLNMVPLKAKL, from the exons ATGTCCTCCAGGAATGTAAGCTTCAATGGGGTAGCGAGACACACGATCAGGAAGGGCGTTACATTCTATGCAAATGATTCTGTGGTCAACCCTGTAGCTGCTGGCCCACCTGACCAGCCCAGacctcttctgcttcttctgccaTGGTTGGGCTCCAAGCCACATGCCCTGGCCAAGTACTGCGAGATCTACCTCAAAACCGGATTCGATGTCCTAGCTGTGGAGACAGAGGTGGGACGGTTCCTGTGGCCTCGCTGGGGGCTGGAGTACGGGGGCCAGCTCCTGGAGCTCCTGGAGAGTGAACGTTTCGcacagcgccccctgctggtTCACGCCTTTTCAATCGGAGGATACACTTTTGCCCAGATTCTTATTCATATTGCCAGAGATCCCCAGAGATATCAGGGCTTGACCAGCAGGATCAAAGGACAGATTTATGACAGTCTGGTTGTGGGTTCATTGGAGCGGATGGCTattg GTGTGAGTCGGAACTTGTTTCCCCGCTGGGGGCCTGTGGTAAAGCATGTCAGCCTGCTTTATTTCTACATGTTCAAACGCCAGACTGTGGACTACTTCAACATGGGCATTGACGCATTCAAGAAAACTCCTGTTCCAGCTCCTGCACTTTTCTTCTACTGTAACAATGATGCACTGTGTGATCCTGAAGCTTTGGAGGAAATGTTGGAACAGTGGGATAAACTGGGTATTTCTGTTACTAGCAAAAAGTGGGTAGAGTCGATCCATGCAGGGCATCTGCGTGCCCATCCTCAGGAGTACATGTCCATCCTGAAAAACTTCCTCTACTCTCTCAACATGGTGCCACTCAAGGCTAAACtgtaa
- the rbm28 gene encoding RNA-binding protein 28, translating into MASLTLFVSNLPASASSAGLEELFSEVGPVKRCFVVKDKGSEKCRGFGYVTYSMAEDAQRAQNEMKQYDGRKITVVPAKKKILKQKQGSKKAPQETEGSKEAAETEHSEETSETKCSEEASEKKSPQKSKGTRNNSKKARLIIRNLSFKCSEEELKETFSKFGTVLEATIPLKPDGKKRGFAFVQFKNMLEAGKAIAATNMKEIKDRQVAVDWAVSKDKYTSTQSGAASGNKKDLNASVETEDDIDENEPPKKKSKPQLKKEEDDNDDDEDDDEDDDNSEGEEEEEDDESQEADSDDSGPASDDDDDDDDDDDDDDDDDDDDDDDDDDDDDDDDEESDQKKKKKQKKTLPSDVNEGRTVFIRNLSFDSEEEGIEECLLQFGELNYVRVVLHPETGHSKGCAFAQFKSKEAAEKCLAAAENDSEAGGLRVDGRKLNIVLAVSRESATKLKTNKVKLHKGSRNLYLAREGLIRAGTKTAEGVSSADMAKRTRFEDLKRAKLKDVNVFVSKTRLCIHNLPKAVDRQRLFKLCLLAAGGGKGVRITECHVMYDRKPVRGQVVGKSLGYGFVEFKEHEHALQALRHLNNNPTIFTDNKRPIVEFSLEDGRKLKLKAMRQQKSKEKPAPNSAAQKNPSQKAGEQEGGSKKPKQKKSPGKNKPAGTKSDHRQQNKGAQSGHFSGFRTKAEVEHVEMEDGKKRQKVLPMPSHRGPKIRHRDKGKQQPQSKKAKRGLSRKDRKASFSLEKPNQNKKQSAKPVKRHPRNKDNDRFDNLVAQYKNKLLGASSSKGSLIKKSKWFS; encoded by the exons ATGGCTTCACTCACTTTATTCGTGTCTAATTTACCCGCTTCAGCCAGCAGTGCTGGTCTGGAGGAGCTGTTCTCTGAGGTCGGGCCGGTGAAGCGCTGCTTCGTGGTTAAAGATAAAG GATCAGAGAAATGTCGTGGATTCGGCTATGTTACATACTCCATGGCAGAGGACGCCCAACGAGCTCAGAATGAAATGAAACAGTATGACGGACGCAAAATAACCGTCGTTCCGGCAAAGAAAAAGATTCTTAAGCAAAAACAAGGAAGCAAGAAAG ccCCACAAGAAACAGAAGGTTCCAAAGAGGCAGCAGAAACTGAACACTCTGAAGAGACATCAGAAACCAAATGTTCTGAAGAggcatcagaaaaaaaaagtccTCAGAAGTCTAAAGGGACCAGAAACAATTCGAAGAAAGCCAGGCTTATCATCAGAAATCTTAGTTTTAAA TGCTCTGAGGAAGAGCTCAAAGAAACCTTCTCAAAGTTTGGAACTGTCCTGGAGGCTACAATCCCTCTCAAACCAG ATGGGAAGAAACGAGGCTTTGCttttgtacagtttaaaaacatgCTTGAAGCAGGAAAAGCGATTGCAGCTACAAACATGAAAGAAATTAAAg ACAGACAGGTTGCTGTAGACTGGGCTGTGTCGAAAGATAAGTATACGAGTACTCAGTCAGGCGCAGCTTCAG GAAATAAAAAAGATCTCAACGCTTCAGTGGAGACAGAAGATGACATAGATGAAAATGAACCTCCAAAGAAAAA GTCCAAACCACAGCTAAAGAAGGAAGAAGACGACAATGACGACGATGAAgacgatgatgaagatgatgacaaCAGTGAaggtgaggaggaggaagaggatgatgaGTCTCAGGAAGCTGACAGTGATGATAGTGGACCTGCATCAGAtgacgacgatgatgatgatgatgatgatgatgatgatgatgatgatgatgatgatgatgatgatgacgacgacGACGACGACGACGACGACGATGAAGAAAGTG atcagaagaaaaagaagaaacagaagaagacCCTTCCATCTGATGTGAATGAAGGAAGAACTGTGTTTATCAG aAACCTGTCCTTTGACTCGGAGGAGGAGGGAATTGAAGAGTGTCTGTTACAGTTTGGAGAGCTGAACTATGTGCGGGTGGTGCTGCATCCTGAAACAGGACACTCAAAAG GCTGTGCCTTTGCTCAGTTCAAATCTAAAGAGGCAGCAGAGAAATGTCTGGCAGCTGCTGAGAACGACTCTGAG GCTGGTGGACTGAGGGTTGATGGGCGGAAGTTGAATATTGTGTTGGCGGTGAGCAGAGAGAGTGCTACTAAACTGAAGACGAATAAAGTGAAACTGCACAAAGGATCCAGGAATCTCTACCTGGCCAGAGAGGGAT TGATTCGTGCTGGAACCAAAACAGCAGAAGGAGTGTCCAGCGCTGATATGGCCAAAAGGACACGG TTTGAGGACCTTAAGAGGGCGAAACTCAAGGATGTGAACGTGTTTGTATCCAAAACGAGACTGTGTATTCATAATCTCCCCAAAGCTGTGGACCGACAACGCCTCTTTAAGCTCTGCCTATTGGCTGCAGGGGGAGGCAAGGGGGTCCGCATTACTGAG tgtcaTGTGATGTATGACAGGAAGCCGGTGCGAGGTCAGGTGGTTGGAAAGTCTCTAGGCTACGGTTTTGTGGAATTTAAGGAGCATGAGCACGCACTTCAGGCGCTGCGCCACCTTAACAACAACCCCACCATCTTCACTGATAACAAG AGGCCTATCGTGGAGTTTTCTTTGGAGGATGGAAGGAAGTTAAAACTGAAGGCCATGAGACAGCAGAAGAGCAAGGAAAAACCTGCCCCTAACTCTGCAGCTCAGAAG AATCCATCCCAAAAAGCTGGAGAACAAGAAGGAGGTAGCAAGAAGCCCAAGCAGAAGAAATCTCCTGGGAAGAATAAACCTGCTGGAACTAAATCTGACCACAGGCagcagaacaaaggagcacagaGTGGTCACTTCTCAGGTTTCAGGACCAAGGCAGAAGTGGAACACGTGGAAATGGAGGACGGCAAAAAACGGCAGAAGGTTCTTCCCATGCCCTCACACAGGGGTCCAAAGATCAG GCACAGAGATAAAGGAAAACAGCAGCCTCAGTCCAAGAAAGCGAAGAGAGGATTGAGCAGGAAGGACAGAAAAGCATCGTTTTCGCTGGAGAAACCCAACCAGAATAAGAAACAG AGCGCTAAACCAGTGAAGAGACATCCCCGGAACAAAGACAATGACCGCTTTGACAATCTGGTGGCGCAGTACAAGAATAAACTCCTGGGTGCCTCTAGCTCTAAGGGTTCTCTCATCAAAAAGAGCAAATGGTTCAgctga